Proteins from a genomic interval of Pantoea deleyi:
- a CDS encoding replication-associated recombination protein A: MSNLSLDFSTENFKPLAARMRPETLKQYIGQQHLLGAGKPLPRAIEAGHLHSMILWGPPGTGKTTLAEIIAHYGNADVERISAVTSGVKEIREAIERARQNKHAGRRTILFVDEVHRFNKSQQDAFLPHIEDGTITFIGATTENPSFELNSALLSRARVYLLKSLTQADIEQVLDQAMQDKTRGYGDSDIVLPDNTRRMIAELVNGDARRALNTLEMMADMAEADASGQRQLTPQLLNEVSGERSARFDNKGDRFYDLISALHKSVRGSAPDAALYWYARIITAGGDPLYVARRLLAIASEDVGNADPRGMQVAIAAWDCFTRVGPAEGERAIAQAIVYLACAPKSNAVYTAFKAAMRDARDHPDYDVPEHLRNAPTKLMKEMGLGKEYRYAHDETHAYAAGEVYFPQELAGVRYYTPTTRGLEGKIGEKLSWLAEQDQNSPTKRYR, translated from the coding sequence GTGAGTAACCTGTCCCTGGATTTTTCCACCGAAAATTTCAAACCTCTGGCCGCGCGTATGCGGCCAGAAACATTGAAACAGTACATTGGTCAGCAGCATCTGCTGGGCGCGGGCAAACCTCTGCCGCGTGCGATTGAAGCAGGGCACCTGCACTCAATGATCCTGTGGGGACCGCCCGGGACCGGCAAGACCACGCTGGCCGAGATCATCGCGCATTACGGTAACGCCGATGTGGAGCGCATCTCGGCGGTGACCTCCGGCGTAAAAGAGATCCGTGAGGCGATCGAACGCGCCCGGCAGAACAAACATGCCGGGCGGCGCACCATCCTGTTTGTGGACGAGGTGCATCGTTTTAACAAAAGCCAGCAGGATGCGTTTTTACCGCACATCGAAGATGGCACCATCACCTTTATTGGTGCAACCACCGAAAACCCCTCGTTTGAACTCAACTCGGCGTTGCTGTCGCGCGCCCGCGTCTACCTGCTGAAATCCCTGACGCAGGCGGATATCGAGCAGGTGCTGGATCAGGCGATGCAGGACAAAACCCGCGGGTATGGCGACAGTGACATCGTGCTGCCAGACAATACGCGCCGGATGATCGCTGAACTGGTCAACGGCGATGCCCGTCGGGCGCTGAACACGCTGGAGATGATGGCGGACATGGCCGAAGCCGATGCGTCTGGCCAGCGGCAGCTGACGCCACAGCTGCTTAATGAAGTGTCGGGTGAGCGTTCTGCGCGTTTTGATAACAAGGGTGATCGTTTCTACGATCTTATCTCGGCACTGCACAAGTCGGTGCGCGGCTCTGCGCCCGATGCGGCGCTCTACTGGTATGCGCGTATCATCACCGCAGGCGGCGACCCGCTCTACGTCGCGCGGCGGTTGCTGGCTATCGCTTCGGAAGATGTCGGCAATGCCGATCCACGCGGGATGCAGGTGGCGATTGCCGCCTGGGATTGCTTTACACGCGTGGGACCGGCCGAAGGGGAGCGCGCGATTGCCCAGGCGATCGTCTATCTGGCCTGCGCGCCGAAAAGTAACGCCGTCTACACCGCCTTCAAGGCCGCGATGCGCGATGCCCGCGACCATCCCGACTACGATGTGCCGGAACATCTGCGCAATGCGCCGACGAAGCTCATGAAAGAGATGGGGCTGGGTAAAGAGTACCGTTACGCGCATGACGAAACGCACGCCTATGCCGCGGGCGAAGTCTATTTTCCCCAGGAGTTGGCCGGTGTACGCTATTACACCCCGACCACGCGCGGACTGGAGGGTAAGATTGGCGAAAAGCTAAGCTGGCTGGCTGAGCAGGATCAAAATAGCCCGACAAAACGCTACCGCTGA
- the lolA gene encoding outer membrane lipoprotein chaperone LolA, whose amino-acid sequence MKLRVIALGLLATFSSASVLADASSDLQQRLNKVSSFHASFTQKVTDSSGANVQDGEGELWVKRPSLFNWHMTAPDESIIISDGKSLWFYNPFVEQATVSLLQNATSNTPFMLIARNQSNDWKQYNIKQQGDNFELTPKNSDGNLKQFTIQVTPGGTINRFSAIEQDGQRSDYQLKSQQNGAISPDKFTFTPPKGVTVDDQRQ is encoded by the coding sequence ATGAAACTACGCGTAATCGCTCTGGGCCTGTTGGCCACCTTTTCTTCAGCCAGCGTTCTGGCTGATGCTTCCAGTGACCTGCAACAGCGCCTGAACAAGGTCAGCAGCTTCCATGCCAGCTTCACGCAAAAAGTGACCGACAGCAGCGGCGCTAACGTTCAGGATGGCGAAGGCGAACTGTGGGTAAAACGCCCCAGCCTGTTTAACTGGCATATGACCGCGCCGGACGAAAGCATCATCATCTCCGACGGCAAATCGCTGTGGTTCTACAATCCGTTTGTTGAGCAGGCGACCGTCAGCCTGTTGCAGAATGCGACCAGTAACACACCGTTTATGCTGATTGCCCGTAACCAGTCAAATGACTGGAAGCAGTACAACATCAAACAGCAGGGTGACAACTTCGAGCTGACGCCGAAAAACAGCGACGGCAATCTGAAGCAGTTCACCATCCAGGTCACGCCTGGCGGCACCATCAATCGCTTCAGCGCGATTGAACAGGATGGGCAGCGCAGCGACTACCAGCTGAAGAGCCAGCAGAATGGCGCTATCAGCCCGGATAAATTTACGTTCACTCCGCCTAAAGGCGTCACGGTGGACGACCAACGTCAGTGA
- a CDS encoding DNA translocase FtsK 4TM domain-containing protein, producing MSQEYTEDKDVSLQSLSSGRRLLEAMLILVALFAIYLMVSLVSFNPSDPSWSQTAWHEPIHNLGGSPGAWLADTLLFIFGVMAYAIPPVILGLCWIAFRQRDNQDYFDYFAVGLRLIGVLALVVTTCGMAALNADDIWYFASGGVIGSLVSNAIAPWFSPAGGTLMLLCVWAAGITLYTGWSWLTIAERIGGVVMGVLTFASNRSRHDEPWQEEEDERDTREYADLPEMSGADQDDDVLLSAPRAASQPDPLLAKAAAATSAAVAATTEAAGVAPAVAAPAAAGTPAPAAVDTAPAPVTPAAATPASQPVATPAQSAPVSHAAPAAVQSAPDAHAAPAAVQRAPDAHAASAAVQRAPDAYAAPAAAQGTPEPYHAPAAHSASAPAASPPLYRFEMPDEAPAAPSFSAYDDDEPRMGNWRDATAVPAAAAATAATAAAASATRTAPVFDLAPETSLNPQVKQGIGPALPRPNPVKLPTRRELASYGIKLPSQRMAEEKARAEERETAPAQSQASVAEAEEAQQQAELRQAFQSEQQQRYGTSWQQDEEEQDAQQQDALARQFAEQQQQRYQSDVKKEPVLNIDTASAFDFSPMKDLVDDGPTEPLFTIAATPEPEAPAVSHEPWQQVSEVAEPQAAAQVPAPARFAPAEPAHSAPAEPAYSAPAAPIEPAYTTPAASPSYSAPATPAYSSPAYGTPAAAPEPVEDAKPSLHDSLIHPFLMRHEQPLEKPSTPLPSLDLLTAPPAEEEPVDMFSLEQTARLVEARLGDYRVKAEVVGISPGPVITRFELDLAPGVKAARISNLSRDLARSLSTVAVRVVEVIPGKPYVGLELPNKHRQTVYLREVLDCPKFRDNPSPLSVVLGKDIAGQPVVADLAKMPHLLVAGTTGSGKSVGVNAMIISMLYKATPEEVRFIMIDPKMLELSVYEGIPHLLTEVVTDMKDAANALRWSVGEMERRYKLMSALGVRNLAGYNEKVEQAEAMGRPIPDPFWKPGDSMDMTPPVLEKLPYIVVMVDEFADLIMAVGKKVEELIARLAQKARAAGIHLVLATQRPSVDVITGLIKANIPTRIAFTVSSKIDSRTILDQGGAESLLGMGDMLYMPPNSSLPIRVHGAFVRDQEVHAVVQDWKARGRPQYIDSITAGEESESAGGMDSDEELDPLFDQAVSFVIDKRRASISGVQRQFRIGYNRAARIIEQMEAQGIVSAPGHNGNREVLSPPPHDM from the coding sequence TTGAGCCAGGAATACACAGAAGATAAAGACGTTTCGTTACAGTCGCTGAGCAGTGGACGTCGTCTGCTGGAAGCGATGCTCATTCTGGTGGCGCTGTTTGCCATCTACCTGATGGTTTCTCTGGTCAGTTTTAATCCTTCCGACCCGAGCTGGTCGCAGACGGCCTGGCATGAACCCATTCACAATCTCGGCGGCAGCCCCGGTGCCTGGCTGGCCGACACCTTACTCTTCATCTTTGGGGTGATGGCGTATGCCATTCCGCCCGTCATCCTGGGGCTCTGCTGGATTGCTTTCCGGCAGCGCGATAATCAGGACTATTTCGACTACTTTGCGGTCGGGCTGCGCTTAATTGGCGTACTTGCGCTGGTGGTGACGACCTGTGGTATGGCGGCGCTGAACGCCGACGATATCTGGTACTTCGCCTCCGGCGGCGTGATTGGCAGCCTGGTCAGTAACGCGATCGCCCCGTGGTTCAGTCCGGCGGGTGGCACGCTGATGCTGCTCTGCGTCTGGGCGGCGGGGATTACGCTCTATACCGGCTGGTCATGGCTCACTATTGCGGAGCGGATTGGTGGCGTGGTGATGGGCGTACTGACGTTTGCCAGTAACCGCTCTCGTCACGATGAGCCGTGGCAGGAAGAGGAGGACGAGCGCGATACGCGCGAGTATGCCGATCTGCCTGAAATGAGCGGGGCGGATCAGGACGATGATGTCCTGCTCTCTGCGCCGCGCGCGGCGTCACAGCCCGATCCGCTGCTGGCGAAAGCCGCCGCAGCAACCAGCGCCGCCGTCGCAGCGACCACCGAAGCGGCTGGCGTCGCACCTGCCGTCGCCGCTCCGGCTGCTGCAGGCACACCTGCGCCTGCGGCTGTGGATACCGCGCCAGCGCCGGTTACACCGGCCGCCGCCACTCCGGCATCGCAGCCTGTGGCGACGCCAGCGCAGAGCGCCCCTGTGTCTCACGCTGCCCCGGCAGCTGTGCAGAGTGCTCCAGATGCTCACGCTGCCCCGGCAGCTGTGCAGCGTGCTCCTGATGCTCACGCTGCCTCGGCAGCTGTGCAGCGTGCTCCTGATGCTTACGCTGCGCCGGCGGCCGCGCAGGGAACACCTGAACCTTACCATGCTCCGGCAGCGCACTCTGCGTCTGCCCCGGCAGCCTCTCCGCCGCTTTATCGTTTCGAAATGCCAGATGAGGCGCCAGCCGCTCCATCATTCAGCGCTTATGATGACGATGAGCCCAGAATGGGCAACTGGCGTGATGCGACTGCGGTGCCTGCTGCCGCGGCCGCAACGGCGGCGACAGCCGCTGCGGCATCGGCCACGCGTACCGCGCCTGTGTTCGACTTAGCGCCGGAAACCTCACTTAACCCGCAGGTTAAACAGGGCATCGGACCGGCGTTGCCACGACCTAATCCGGTTAAACTGCCGACCCGCCGCGAACTGGCTTCTTACGGTATCAAGTTGCCGTCTCAGCGCATGGCCGAAGAGAAAGCCCGTGCGGAAGAGCGTGAAACGGCACCGGCGCAGAGTCAGGCGTCTGTGGCTGAGGCCGAAGAGGCGCAACAGCAGGCTGAACTGCGTCAGGCCTTCCAGTCTGAGCAGCAGCAGCGCTACGGCACCAGCTGGCAGCAGGATGAAGAAGAACAGGATGCCCAGCAGCAGGATGCGCTGGCGCGTCAGTTCGCCGAGCAGCAACAGCAGCGCTACCAGTCTGACGTGAAGAAAGAGCCGGTACTGAACATCGATACCGCCTCTGCGTTTGATTTTTCACCGATGAAAGATCTGGTGGATGATGGCCCGACCGAACCGCTGTTTACCATTGCGGCGACGCCGGAACCGGAAGCGCCTGCGGTTTCACATGAACCCTGGCAGCAGGTGAGTGAGGTTGCAGAACCTCAGGCTGCGGCTCAGGTGCCTGCTCCGGCCCGCTTTGCGCCAGCGGAACCCGCTCACAGTGCGCCAGCTGAACCGGCTTACAGTGCACCGGCTGCCCCGATCGAACCGGCCTATACCACGCCTGCCGCGTCGCCTTCGTATAGCGCACCTGCGACACCGGCTTACTCGTCACCGGCGTATGGCACGCCAGCCGCCGCGCCTGAACCTGTTGAAGACGCGAAGCCGTCACTGCATGACAGCCTGATTCATCCGTTCCTGATGCGCCATGAACAGCCACTGGAGAAACCCTCTACACCACTGCCTTCGCTGGATCTGCTGACTGCGCCTCCGGCCGAGGAAGAGCCGGTCGATATGTTCTCGCTGGAGCAGACCGCCCGTCTGGTCGAGGCGCGGCTGGGCGATTATCGCGTGAAGGCGGAAGTCGTCGGCATCTCGCCTGGCCCGGTCATCACCCGGTTCGAGCTGGATCTGGCACCCGGCGTGAAAGCGGCGCGCATCTCCAACCTGTCGCGTGACCTGGCGCGTTCACTTTCAACCGTCGCGGTGCGTGTGGTAGAGGTGATCCCCGGTAAACCCTATGTGGGTCTGGAACTGCCGAACAAACATCGTCAGACCGTTTACCTGCGCGAAGTGCTGGACTGCCCTAAATTCCGCGATAACCCGTCACCGCTCTCTGTGGTGCTGGGTAAAGATATCGCCGGGCAGCCAGTCGTCGCCGATCTGGCAAAAATGCCGCACCTGCTGGTCGCCGGTACCACCGGTTCCGGTAAGTCTGTCGGCGTGAACGCCATGATTATCAGCATGCTCTACAAGGCAACGCCAGAAGAAGTGCGCTTCATCATGATCGACCCGAAAATGCTGGAGCTGTCGGTTTATGAAGGCATTCCGCATCTGCTGACCGAAGTCGTCACGGACATGAAGGATGCGGCCAATGCGCTGCGCTGGAGTGTGGGCGAGATGGAGCGTCGCTATAAGTTGATGTCAGCCCTGGGCGTGCGTAACCTGGCCGGTTACAACGAAAAAGTGGAACAGGCAGAGGCGATGGGGCGTCCGATTCCCGATCCGTTCTGGAAGCCGGGCGACAGCATGGATATGACGCCGCCGGTTCTGGAAAAACTGCCTTACATCGTGGTGATGGTCGATGAGTTCGCCGACCTGATCATGGCCGTAGGTAAAAAGGTGGAAGAGCTGATTGCGCGTCTGGCGCAGAAAGCCCGTGCCGCCGGTATCCACCTCGTGCTGGCGACCCAGCGTCCTTCGGTGGATGTGATTACCGGGTTGATTAAAGCGAACATCCCGACGCGTATCGCCTTTACTGTCTCCAGCAAAATTGACTCCCGTACGATTCTCGATCAGGGCGGGGCGGAATCCCTGCTGGGCATGGGTGATATGCTCTATATGCCGCCGAACTCCTCGCTGCCGATCCGTGTTCATGGGGCGTTTGTCCGTGACCAGGAAGTGCATGCGGTGGTGCAGGACTGGAAAGCCCGCGGTCGTCCGCAATATATCGACAGCATTACCGCAGGCGAAGAGAGCGAAAGCGCCGGTGGCATGGACAGTGATGAGGAGCTGGATCCGCTGTTTGATCAGGCCGTCAGCTTTGTCATCGATAAACGCCGGGCGTCGATTTCAGGTGTTCAGCGTCAGTTCCGCATCGGTTACAACCGCGCGGCGCGTATCATTGAGCAGATGGAAGCGCAGGGCATCGTCTCTGCACCCGGACACAACGGCAACCGTGAGGTGCTGTCGCCTCCGCCGCACGATATGTAG
- the lrp gene encoding leucine-responsive transcriptional regulator Lrp, with protein MVDNKKRPGKDLDRIDRNILNELQKDGRISNVELSKRVGLSPTPCLERVRRLERQGFILGYTAQLNPHYLDASLLVFVEITLNRGAPDVFEQFNAAVQKLEETQECHLVSGDFDYLLKTRVPDMSAYRKLLGETLLRLPGVNDTRTYVVMEEVKQSNRLVIKTR; from the coding sequence ATGGTAGACAATAAGAAACGCCCCGGGAAAGACCTCGACAGAATTGACAGGAACATTCTGAACGAACTTCAGAAAGATGGTCGCATTTCAAACGTAGAGCTTTCCAAACGCGTAGGCTTATCGCCTACGCCATGCCTTGAGCGCGTGCGCCGCCTTGAACGTCAGGGATTTATTCTTGGCTATACCGCGCAGCTGAACCCGCACTATCTGGATGCTTCACTGCTGGTATTCGTTGAGATTACTCTGAATCGTGGCGCACCGGATGTGTTTGAACAATTTAACGCCGCTGTACAAAAACTTGAGGAAACTCAAGAGTGTCACCTCGTTTCTGGTGATTTCGACTACCTGCTGAAAACGCGCGTTCCTGATATGTCTGCCTACCGTAAGCTGCTGGGTGAAACCCTGCTGCGCCTGCCGGGCGTAAACGACACGCGAACCTATGTGGTGATGGAAGAGGTCAAACAGAGCAACCGGCTGGTGATCAAAACCCGCTGA
- the trxB gene encoding thioredoxin-disulfide reductase has translation MSTAKHSKLLILGSGPAGYTAAVYAARANLNPVLITGLEKGGQLTTTTEVENWPGDPHDLTGPSLMERMHEHAEKFNTEIIFDHIHTVDLQNRPFRLTGDSGEYTSDALIIATGASARYLGLPSEEAFKGKGVSACATCDGFFYRNQKVAVIGGGNTAVEEALYLANIAAEVHLIHRRDSFRAEKILIDRLMEKVRNGNIVLHTHRTLEEVTGDQMGVTGLTLRSTQNSDETEALEVAGLFVAIGHSPNTAIFEGQLALENGYIKVQSGLHGNATQTSIPGVFAAGDVMDHIYRQAITSAGTGCMAALDAERFLDGLVKNDQ, from the coding sequence ATGAGTACGGCCAAACACAGTAAGTTACTCATCCTGGGCTCCGGCCCAGCGGGTTATACCGCAGCCGTTTATGCTGCTCGCGCCAACCTGAATCCGGTACTCATCACCGGTCTGGAAAAAGGCGGACAGCTGACCACCACCACCGAGGTGGAAAACTGGCCGGGCGACCCGCACGATCTGACAGGCCCATCGCTGATGGAGCGCATGCATGAGCATGCCGAAAAATTTAATACTGAGATCATTTTTGATCATATTCACACCGTGGATCTGCAGAACCGGCCGTTCCGCCTGACGGGCGACAGCGGCGAATACACCTCGGATGCGCTGATCATCGCGACCGGGGCGTCAGCGCGCTATCTGGGCCTGCCTTCTGAAGAGGCGTTCAAAGGCAAAGGCGTTTCCGCCTGCGCGACCTGTGACGGATTCTTCTACCGCAACCAGAAAGTGGCGGTCATCGGTGGCGGCAACACGGCGGTTGAAGAGGCACTTTACCTGGCGAACATCGCCGCTGAAGTCCATCTGATTCACCGTCGCGACAGCTTCCGCGCCGAGAAGATCCTGATCGACCGTCTGATGGAAAAAGTGCGCAACGGCAATATCGTGCTGCACACCCATCGCACGCTGGAAGAGGTAACCGGCGATCAGATGGGCGTGACCGGTCTGACGCTGCGCTCTACCCAGAACAGCGATGAGACGGAAGCGCTGGAAGTGGCAGGTCTCTTTGTCGCTATCGGTCACAGCCCGAACACGGCCATCTTTGAGGGCCAGCTGGCGCTGGAGAACGGGTACATCAAAGTGCAGTCAGGTCTGCACGGCAATGCCACCCAGACCAGCATTCCTGGCGTCTTCGCGGCAGGCGATGTGATGGACCATATTTACCGCCAGGCGATCACGTCAGCAGGCACCGGTTGTATGGCTGCGTTAGACGCTGAGCGTTTTCTTGACGGACTGGTTAAAAACGATCAGTAA
- the cydD gene encoding heme ABC transporter permease/ATP-binding protein CydD, with amino-acid sequence MDKSRQQHLTRWLRQQRRFAGRWLRLNTLLGMASALLIIAQSALLASLLQALIIDGQPRESLTFSIMSLLLCFVLRALINYARELTGFRAGQAIRQALRQQVLDRLAELGPAWIQGKPAGSWATLLLEQIEEMQEYYARYLPQMTLAALIPCCILLTVFPLNWTAGLILLATAPLIPLFMALVGMGAAEANRRNFLVLARLSGNFLDRLRGRETLRLFNRGAAEQAAVATATTDFRQRTMEVLRLAFLSSAVLEFFASLAIAVVAVYFGFSYLGELHFGDYGQGVTLFAGFLVLILAPEFFQPLRDLGAFYHAKAQAVGGADALEAFMQATPDAAPQEGQQPFTASGAVQVIATDLRVCAPDGQLLCGPLTFTIAPGEQVALVGQSGAGKTALMNALLGFLPYQGFLTVNGTELREIRRSDWHQQLSWVGQNPQLPAATLRDNILMGAACEADRFDALLDSCGITEFLSLLPQGIDTPPGEGGTLLSVGQAQRIAVARALYKPAHLLLLDEPAASLDALSERHVMVALNQAASRQTTLMITHQIDTLSRWPTLWVMEAGKLVQQGSWAHLSQQPGAFSEMLKHRQQEIH; translated from the coding sequence ATGGACAAATCGCGGCAGCAGCATCTTACCCGCTGGCTTCGTCAGCAACGTCGTTTCGCCGGTCGCTGGTTGCGGCTCAATACGCTGCTGGGCATGGCAAGTGCCCTGCTGATTATCGCCCAGTCGGCCCTGCTGGCCTCGCTGCTGCAGGCCCTGATTATCGACGGGCAACCGCGTGAGAGCCTGACGTTCAGCATCATGTCGCTGTTGCTCTGCTTTGTCCTGCGCGCCCTGATCAACTATGCCCGTGAACTGACCGGATTCCGGGCCGGACAGGCCATCCGTCAGGCGTTGCGCCAGCAGGTGCTGGATCGGCTGGCTGAACTGGGTCCGGCGTGGATTCAGGGCAAACCTGCCGGAAGCTGGGCGACACTGCTGCTGGAGCAGATCGAAGAGATGCAGGAGTATTACGCGCGTTATCTGCCGCAGATGACCCTGGCAGCGCTGATCCCCTGCTGCATTCTTCTGACTGTTTTTCCACTGAACTGGACAGCCGGTCTGATCCTGCTGGCCACCGCGCCGCTGATTCCGCTGTTTATGGCGCTGGTCGGGATGGGCGCAGCCGAGGCGAACCGCCGCAACTTCCTGGTGCTGGCCCGGCTGAGCGGAAACTTTCTCGATCGCCTGCGCGGCCGCGAAACGCTGCGGCTCTTTAATCGCGGCGCAGCCGAGCAGGCGGCCGTTGCCACGGCGACCACCGATTTTCGTCAGCGGACGATGGAGGTGCTGCGCCTCGCCTTTCTCTCCTCTGCGGTGCTGGAGTTCTTTGCCTCGTTAGCGATTGCGGTGGTGGCCGTCTACTTTGGCTTCTCCTATCTGGGCGAACTCCACTTCGGCGACTACGGCCAGGGTGTCACGCTGTTTGCCGGTTTTCTGGTACTGATCCTCGCCCCGGAATTTTTCCAGCCCTTGCGCGATCTTGGCGCGTTCTATCATGCCAAAGCGCAGGCGGTCGGCGGTGCCGATGCGCTTGAGGCTTTTATGCAGGCCACACCCGACGCCGCGCCGCAGGAGGGTCAGCAACCTTTCACCGCCAGTGGCGCTGTTCAGGTGATTGCCACGGATCTGCGCGTCTGTGCCCCCGATGGCCAGCTGCTGTGTGGTCCCCTGACCTTCACCATCGCGCCGGGTGAACAGGTTGCGCTGGTCGGTCAGAGCGGGGCCGGTAAAACCGCCCTGATGAACGCCCTGCTGGGTTTCCTGCCCTATCAGGGATTCCTGACGGTCAACGGCACGGAACTGCGCGAGATACGGCGATCGGACTGGCATCAGCAGCTTAGCTGGGTCGGACAGAATCCTCAGTTACCGGCCGCCACTCTGCGCGACAATATTCTGATGGGAGCCGCCTGTGAGGCCGACCGTTTTGATGCGCTGCTCGACTCGTGCGGCATTACCGAGTTTCTGTCTCTTCTGCCGCAGGGCATCGACACACCGCCAGGCGAAGGCGGCACGCTGCTCTCCGTGGGCCAGGCGCAGCGCATCGCGGTCGCTCGCGCACTCTATAAACCCGCTCATCTTTTACTGCTCGATGAACCTGCCGCCAGCCTCGATGCGCTGAGTGAACGTCATGTGATGGTGGCGCTGAACCAGGCCGCGAGCCGTCAGACCACGCTGATGATTACCCATCAGATCGACACACTGAGCCGCTGGCCGACCCTGTGGGTGATGGAAGCGGGTAAACTGGTGCAACAGGGAAGCTGGGCGCACCTCTCGCAACAGCCGGGTGCCTTCAGTGAGATGCTGAAGCATCGTCAACAGGAGATCCACTGA
- the cydC gene encoding heme ABC transporter ATP-binding protein/permease CydC has product MSALRPFLRLWQRHPFRLALGIVLAIVTLLASISLLTLSGWFLAASSVAGVAGLYTFNYMLPAAGVRGAAIIRTAARYAERLVSHDATFRVLQHLRVHTFGRLMALSPGQLSLFRQADLLNRFVADVDTLDHLYLRVISPLTGAFVVIVVVTLGLSLIAVPLALTLGGIMLGTLVLMPALFYRLGSPAGIAIARGRARWRLQLTQWLSAQAELTLYGASQQWRRQLDADEQRWQQAQRQQQHLQAAAQSLLLLINGVTVTLLLWLGAATISDQQLPGSLIALVVFCSLAAFEALAPIAGAFLPMSQVIAAAQRVSEVIDQPPAIAFPAASAAQPGSLTVRIDQLDFSYPGRPEKVLNGCCLTVNAGERIALLGPTGCGKSTLLALLTRGWESQHGTISLNDRRIADWSESELRQRISVVTQRVHLFSQSLRDNLLLACPDASDERLIRALNDVGLQRLLENPEGLNAWMGEGGRPLSGGELRRLALARALLHDSDLWLLDEPTEGLDATTEQHILALLQQLTAGRTVIMVTHRLSGLEAMDRICVMDNGEIIEQGSHAELISKAGRYWRFRQRIAL; this is encoded by the coding sequence ATGTCCGCCCTGCGTCCTTTTCTTCGTCTCTGGCAGCGCCACCCTTTTCGCCTGGCGCTGGGTATCGTACTGGCGATTGTGACCCTGCTGGCCAGTATCAGCCTGCTGACCCTGTCCGGCTGGTTCCTTGCCGCCTCGTCCGTAGCGGGCGTCGCCGGACTCTATACCTTCAACTATATGCTGCCTGCGGCGGGCGTACGCGGGGCCGCGATCATTCGCACGGCCGCACGCTATGCTGAACGCCTGGTCAGTCACGACGCGACGTTCAGAGTCCTGCAGCATCTGCGTGTTCATACGTTCGGTCGTCTGATGGCGCTCTCGCCGGGCCAGCTGTCGCTGTTCCGCCAGGCCGATCTGCTTAACCGCTTTGTGGCCGATGTCGATACGCTGGATCATCTCTATCTGCGTGTCATCTCGCCGCTGACGGGCGCCTTTGTGGTGATAGTGGTGGTGACACTCGGGCTGAGCCTGATCGCTGTTCCGCTGGCACTGACGCTGGGCGGGATCATGCTGGGCACCCTGGTGCTGATGCCCGCGCTGTTTTATCGCCTCGGCTCGCCGGCCGGTATCGCGATTGCCCGCGGCCGCGCCCGCTGGCGCTTACAGCTGACGCAGTGGCTGTCGGCGCAGGCGGAACTGACGCTGTATGGCGCGTCACAGCAGTGGCGCCGGCAGCTTGATGCGGATGAGCAGCGCTGGCAGCAGGCTCAGCGCCAGCAACAGCATCTGCAGGCGGCGGCGCAGAGCCTGCTGCTGCTGATCAACGGCGTAACGGTCACCCTGCTGCTCTGGCTCGGCGCCGCGACCATCAGCGACCAGCAGCTGCCCGGTTCGCTGATTGCGCTGGTCGTGTTTTGCTCACTGGCGGCCTTTGAAGCACTGGCCCCGATTGCCGGGGCATTTCTGCCGATGTCGCAGGTGATCGCGGCCGCGCAGCGGGTCAGTGAGGTGATCGATCAGCCTCCCGCAATCGCTTTTCCGGCAGCGTCGGCGGCGCAACCTGGCAGCCTGACCGTCCGCATCGACCAGCTTGATTTCAGCTACCCTGGCCGTCCGGAGAAGGTGCTGAACGGCTGTTGTCTCACGGTGAACGCAGGCGAGCGCATAGCGCTTCTGGGGCCGACCGGCTGCGGAAAATCTACGCTGCTGGCCCTGTTAACCCGTGGCTGGGAGAGCCAGCACGGCACGATCAGCCTCAACGATCGGCGCATTGCTGACTGGTCAGAGTCTGAACTGCGCCAGCGCATCAGCGTGGTCACGCAGCGAGTTCATCTTTTCAGTCAGAGCCTGCGCGATAACCTCCTGCTGGCCTGTCCCGACGCCAGCGACGAGCGGCTAATCCGCGCCCTGAACGATGTCGGTCTGCAGCGGCTGCTTGAGAACCCGGAAGGGCTGAACGCCTGGATGGGCGAAGGCGGCCGGCCGCTGTCAGGCGGCGAGCTGCGTCGTCTCGCGCTGGCACGCGCGCTGCTGCATGATAGCGATCTCTGGCTGCTGGATGAACCGACCGAAGGTCTGGATGCCACAACCGAGCAGCATATTCTCGCGTTGCTGCAGCAGTTAACGGCAGGCAGAACCGTGATAATGGTGACCCATCGGCTCAGCGGCCTGGAAGCGATGGATCGCATCTGCGTGATGGATAACGGCGAAATTATCGAACAGGGCAGCCATGCCGAATTAATCTCAAAAGCAGGTCGCTACTGGCGTTTCCGGCAGCGTATTGCGTTATAG